AAGTTAGTGCTTTGAGAGACAATTTTTTTCTACTTCCTGTGCCACACTTCTATAGCCGTGGGCCGTGGCTACAATAGATGCTTTTTTGGTGCTTGGTATTCTTAATATTAGTTTGCTATTGCATGACAATTTTGTGTATAGTTACTATTGGAATGTGATTCTGATGTTCGGTTAATTaatgagttaaatatgtttttcctTTATAAATATAGTTTTCGGATGATCATCATCTGTTAAACTgcaaataaatatcaaatttccCCTTGAAGATCACAAGGGAATGcgttgtttttaatttttcctGTTTGTAATTTGCATTAAGGATGATGCAAGGTTCATTTGTGTGCATTATTCCCCTAgttatttgaaaatatattctcGCCAAAATCATGTAAAGCGCCTCAAACCTAGTGTACTATACTTCAGTCAATTTCAATTGAGAAGTGCCATAATTGTAATTAATAATCGCTATGATGCCATTTTTACTTACATCCCAaaggatttttttgttttattattctATGAGCTCATTCGTATAGGaataccacttttttttttccagtggTTCAGAAAAAGTTGTGAAAGTTGGCGAAGGAACATATGGAGAAGCTTTCAAGGTTGGGAATTGTGTATGCAAAATAGTTCCTTTTGATGGAGACTTCAGAGTGAATGGAGAAGTCCAAAAGGTAACCGTAGCGTTTATATTGTAATACTATTGTCCCCAAGAGCGGTTTTTTCCAAATAAAACATGTTCACCATATTTCAGTCAGAATATTTGATGAAACATCTTGATCAGTATGTTGTTAATGAACTATGCGGCTTTATGTACATACTACAGAGATCAGAAGAATTGCTGGAGGAGGTGCTTCTTTGCAAAACTCTTAATCAATTAAGAGGAAGTGATGGACTTTCTAACAATCTATGCGGCACGTTCATAGAATCCATAGAGTGAGTATCTgacttaaataattttaagatgctgatcaaaacaattttttttttattttcaattttaccaCTAACCATAGTTTTTTACTTTTCCACCTTTGGTTTGTACTTTGGGTTCTTCACACATAGCTTAAAAGTTGCTTTGCTCTATTCCCTGAGCCcaaatttttgttcattttgcCCCCAAGCACTGCCTCATCTATGTGTGGCTCGTTTTCTGTGACAGATTTAGGGTATGCCAAGGTTCTTATGATGCAGCTCTGATTCGAGCATGGGAAGAATGGGATCACAAGCATAATTCAGAGAATGATCATCCAAAAGAATTCCCAGAACAACAGGTATCCTGTTTTGCCGTGTTGATTATGGACTTGCGAGTATTTCTAATTTACATTTCACTTACAATAATATTGTTGTGGACATAAATGATAGACATGAGTTTTTAACATACCAGCTTCTTCAGTGAAATAagtagtttttactttttagttcTGTGATGCGTTATGAAAAAATGGATTTGAAAGGATAGAAATGAGTATATAGTATTTGGTTGCTCACTGTATGCTGTACTGAACGAACAATCTATTCTTCGATAGATCAAGAACCAGTATGGATAAACTTTTCAACACATTAATATTGTAGGATGGGAAAAGTTAAAATCTTACGATGGCTATGAGTCTTCTAAATAATAGCTTCTCATCTTCTCTATAAATACATATAATCTTATCAGAACTTTTTCTTAATGTAAACTAAGAACCAAATATTTATCTTAGTTGATGAAGCTTCAATAAGCTACAAGTAAATCCAAAGTGAGCCCTAATGACTACATTTTCCAAGCAAGAATATGTGCATTTAACAGTTGAATGTGCATAAGTTCAATATACTAACATGTGGTCATGTTTAGTGCTACATGGTCTTCGTACAACAACATGGTGGGAAGGATCTTGAAAGTTTTGTGCTCCTTAATTTTGATGAGGCAAAGACTTTACTGGTTCAGGTATGTTGTACATGTTATTATTGCACATGCTAAATGCTTCCAGCTTAATGAAggattattactattttattatttccaTCATAAAATACAGGTTGCAGCTGGGCTTGCTGTGGCCGAGTCTGCCTATGAATTCGAACATCGAGATCTTCACTGGTGGGTGGTCATGCAACGACTATATATGCTTTCATTGTATTTGTGAGATTACTAATTTATGAATATCGAATTGGTTAGGGGAAACATACTTGTCAGCCGAAGTGATGATTCTGCAAAGTTGCAGTTCACTCTTGATGGCAGAAACTTGTTAGTCAAAACATATGGATTGATAATATCTATCATTGACTTTACTCTATCAAGAATAAACACGGGTGAGTGCTTGAATACCTGCCTCAAATATGCTATCGGATGTTAAATTTGTCACATGTTATGATTAACTGTTGTCCTATTTGCACAGGTGATAGCATACTGTACTTAGATCTTTCCTCTGATCCTGACCTATTTAAAGGTCCAAAAGGGGACAAACAGGTAAGAAATGCTTATTTCGGGATGTAATAGTTCTGTTGGGTTGAGTTTATGGATCTAACTATCCCATTCACATGCAGTCAGAAACATATCGGAGGATGAAGGATGTGACTGAAGATTGGTGGGAAGGAAGGTAAGATTCGCACATTCATTTTATTATTGCCAATTTTCACCCTACTTGGACAACAAGAACTTGAATGCTTGGTTATAATCGTCACATTTTGTGTGTGCACATGGATTGTCTATTTGAGTGCGAAAGAGTGATTAAGTGTAAAATACCTAACCTATTTGTTGTACTACTCTGGGCAAAAACATACCAATGTGATGTATGTTGTACTCTTGTAGATATGAGATTCTTCTCAAGTCAAGTCTTCCTTGTAAACGATAAATCCCCTCTTTTGGCATTCTATCTACATGGAAATTTTTGTTTGTATACACAAATTTTAACATAACATTCAACTGTTTCAAGAATTATTTGATGGCAATATAATAGTTTGATTTGATATTACATTAGTCCGGCGGTATAGAAGTTgcaatgttttttattttatttttatataagcatAGAAGTAGCAATgttctttattgttttttgtattCCTCGGAAACTAAATCTCTGTTGCCTTTTCAATTTTGCAGTTTTCCTAAAACAAATGTTTTATGGTTGGTCTACTTGGTAGACATACTCCTCACGAAGAAATCATTTGTAAGTCTTGTCTCTATTTTTAACAAACCACATGCTAGTTTTTGCCATATTTTCCATATGGATGTTGAATGTCGTGGAATTGCAATTTTCAGGTTTAGATATAACTCTAAATCTTGCCATGCATACTTTTGATGTTATACCATTTTGCATAACTCGTTTTTAATATATGTCACTCTTATAATAGTTAATGATTAGAAAATCAGTGTTATTAATATAATAGACTAACAGGAAAGTTTTTGGGTGCTCACAAACTCTAGTCTTAAACTAATCAACAATGTCACTCAACAGAAAGCAGTGGTGTATAATGATTAATGAACAGTTGCATATTGCATTTGCAGGAACGTACTTCAAAGGATGAGAGAGATCTGCGCTCCTTGAAGAAACGTCTCGACAAGTATGATTCGGCCAAGGAAGCAATTTTTGATCCTTTCTTCACTGACTTGTTTGTTGAATCTGACCTAATGGCTTAAACGAGATAAACCGCTGCTATTTACTTGTTAATTATGACAGGATTTAGTTGAGCCGTTGATTTTTTGTTAACTTGTTAGATTTCTAGCTCATCTTTTTGTATATATGCATCCCCTATAGACTTATATGAATGGATTCCACTAAACTTTT
This genomic interval from Trifolium pratense cultivar HEN17-A07 linkage group LG6, ARS_RC_1.1, whole genome shotgun sequence contains the following:
- the LOC123891002 gene encoding serine/threonine-protein kinase haspin homolog; translated protein: MSTNRSSSRSRNISTSKATAEIPNPPSLDLWSQIVAAENLDQANQIDIVFRRRKPRNEPNHVNSKHSDEIPRRPSRVSFADPNKRVTWKRSLSTRGRTSIAVGASMVYQPELKKDKRKGKPPAHPKGKNVKQPNFDKEISYFQEVDAFELMEESPSPKKVGSWIVGNVEEEVPIPPLCSRLERWLHSRRLNSRCGPSSTLSKILDTPTTNLETIRDIDFQLSDLRLKSLDQSELRNSQPHNFKTGESKRSLNDAIHIKIEDSEDIEVGVKKLSLTSTSSSIYDDHNNPFAVLLEICGQSAPSMLQDLFSRYSGSEKVVKVGEGTYGEAFKVGNCVCKIVPFDGDFRVNGEVQKRSEELLEEVLLCKTLNQLRGSDGLSNNLCGTFIESIEFRVCQGSYDAALIRAWEEWDHKHNSENDHPKEFPEQQCYMVFVQQHGGKDLESFVLLNFDEAKTLLVQVAAGLAVAESAYEFEHRDLHWGNILVSRSDDSAKLQFTLDGRNLLVKTYGLIISIIDFTLSRINTGDSILYLDLSSDPDLFKGPKGDKQSETYRRMKDVTEDWWEGSFPKTNVLWLVYLVDILLTKKSFERTSKDERDLRSLKKRLDKYDSAKEAIFDPFFTDLFVESDLMA